Below is a window of Colletes latitarsis isolate SP2378_abdomen chromosome 5, iyColLati1, whole genome shotgun sequence DNA.
CGACGCAATAAAATCGCTGAATTATCGCGGCGAAATTTTTCCACAATGGAGATATTATCATCGCGAATTCGTCGGTGCTTCgataattgtaatttatattgttCGGTTCCAATTTCGTCTGATTAATCAATGGTCGTGGCATAAATGTCATTGATAGATTATCAGCAGTCCCGTTGTCTGATTGATGCGTACTGTAATCGCGAAATATTCATTTGTCTCTTTGATAGAAACTCTCGCCGCTCCCGTGTTTATTCTGCACGATAAAAGCGAACAAACGCGCAATTGGACAGGCAAGCTTTTTAATCGATCGACCCGCGGACAGATTAAATTATCGAGATTCGCGATCTCGTCTTTCTTCGAGTGCAAATTTTTACCGGGAGACACGTCGCCTAGATACACCCGCGTGTAAATAAAATCGGAAACTCACTCATCCATTCCATGTCGTAGTTTCGGTTTCCATCAACGCCACGGCAAGACGAGCCACTGTTCATAGACCTTGTTTTCCTCCATAGACggttctgaaatttttaaaaataattacacgTTAAAAACAcgcgaaatttcattaaaattaatttaattaaaaaattgaatttgaatAATGGGTAGTATGAAGCCATTGCAACAGTGTGATTTATAAATTTAGTGGAATTATCGTGGATATTCAAAACGTAGcgttttaaaaaatgaatctATTAAATTTAGATCTAAATATGATGTAGATATATAACGTAGTAGATTTTATAGTttagtatatgaaaaatatagATATCTACACTTTGAAATCACAATATGTGTACTCGTCCAACTAATGCtgttaaatttttgtttaattaaaaaattaaatttgaataataGATAGATTAGTATGGAACAATGAACCATTGCAATAGTGTGATTTTTAAAAAACGAATCCATTGAATTTAGATTCAAATATGATGTAGATATACAACATAGTAGATTTTATAGTTTAGTATCTAAATTCTCTAAACTTTGAAATCAGAATATGTGTATCCGTCCAACTAACGCtgttaaatttttgtttaattaaaaaattaaatttgaataataGATAGATTAGTATGAAACAATGTACCATTAcaacaatataatttttaaaaaacaaattcaTTGAATTTAGATCCAAATATGATGTAGATATACAACACAGTAGATTTTATAATTTAGTATCTAAATTCTCTAAACTTTGAAATCAGAATATGTGTATTCGTCAAACTAAAGctgttaaatatttctttaattaaaaaattgaattaggaTAATAGATAGTATAAAGCCATTGCAACAAAGTGATTTCTAAATTTAACGTAATTACCGTGGATTTAGCATGAGTGAATTCGTAGCCATCAGGATTTAGAACTGGAAGGATGTACCAGTCAACGTTCCTCAATAGATGTCTATTCTGACTAGCGACCAACTGTTCTACTATGTAGAGAGACGTCACCGGTGCGATCCATTCTCTGGCGTGAATTCCAGCATCGATGAAAACAGCTGGTTTAGTTTTACCACCGGTTGACAGCCTCAAAACTCTCATCTGTCGTCCCTCGTAAGACGTGCCTATATTAATTAACGAGGCCACGTCGCTGTGAGCTTTCGTTACGTAATCGAGGTAATCACTGACCTGGGAACAATTTGCATAAATATTTACCGAGCTATGATCTTCTAAACTGAACGAGAATCCTAAACCCTTTTCGTAAATTTAATACTCGGCTCTTTAAATTCTGCATTGTTCATCCTACCATAGAAATATGCTCGATCTTCGTAGTTTCATTTCGAAAATAGCTCGACTCGAAGTTACGAAATTTTACAGTCACCTTCCAAAAGACGATAGCTTCAAAATTCCACTTTAATAATCGATTCTAATCGCCAAAATAAGATACGTAATTCCGCAAAGTCATTTATAGCTCGTTCAGTACGTGCCTCAAAGATACAGTGTGATATCTCGCGCAtcgataatttaaacaaaaatatacgAGTCAAAAATTATTGGTGACTAaatcttgaaaatattttatcttCTATATACTTTCGATAGAATCGATAGTTGTGATATTTACCCCTATTCTGGCTCCAAAATTCCACGAGGGTAGTAATAGAACCATCGAAAGAGTACTTTGAATAATTCGAAAATAAAACTGTTACTCACTTCCTTGTAATTAGGATAGTAGGTGAAAGATAGCCCTTTAGACGCGTCATTTTGAAGTCTTTGTTCCAATCGACGCTCCACCTGCTGCGTGATGTACTCTTCCATGACTGCTTCCTGAACGTTTTCAATCCTAACCGTGTAATTCATACCATTTTCTTCGAGAAGTTCTTTAAACTCTTTCAGTTGATCCGCCGTCACCATAACATCCACAGAGTTGTTGGTGATTTTCAGAAAATCGAAACCGGGAAAGTCCATGTATTCCTTCAAAAGCATCAGTTGCTCCGGTGTGTCGTAAGAAATGGAAAGACTCTGCATCCTGTACATTTTTTAAGGACAATTCAACGTTCCTTTATTCGTATTGTGAGAAAGAAAATTCGTAAACTTCTTAGTAGAGACTGTGGCAAAATTTATATTAGAAAGATAGTTATGGGTTATTATTTTGATGtgatttattaaaattgaaagaGTTTTAATGATGGAATGCATAGTATCTAAATAGGCTAGCTCAATCAATCTCAATAGCTTACAAATTTCGTCAATTTAATTTCTTAGTAGAGActgtaataaaatttgtattagaAGGATAGTTATACTCATTATTTCGATGtgatttattaaaattgaaaggGTTTTAATGATGGAATGCATAGCATCTAAATAGACTAGCTCAAACAATAGTATTTTAAATGGAATTTAGAAGCTTCCTGGTGGATGAATTTATTAATTGTTACAGTCACGAGTTAAATGAATAACGAATGAAACACTGATCGAGAAAAATGGAGAAGAGGATTGCTAATAATAAAGAAACGTACCCCTCTAAGGGTGGcagattttccgcatttttcgatgtgatttattaaaattgaaaggGTTTTAATGATGGAATGCATA
It encodes the following:
- the LOC143341982 gene encoding carboxypeptidase B isoform X1 → MRIFLIATIYVAAIFAASAENLPPLEGMQSLSISYDTPEQLMLLKEYMDFPGFDFLKITNNSVDVMVTADQLKEFKELLEENGMNYTVRIENVQEAVMEEYITQQVERRLEQRLQNDASKGLSFTYYPNYKEVSDYLDYVTKAHSDVASLINIGTSYEGRQMRVLRLSTGGKTKPAVFIDAGIHAREWIAPVTSLYIVEQLVASQNRHLLRNVDWYILPVLNPDGYEFTHAKSTNRLWRKTRSMNSGSSCRGVDGNRNYDMEWMTIGASSSPCSDTYAGPKPFSEVENQRLRDFVLARKQQIKAYITFHSYGQYILYPWGFTSKVPSNEPELRNLASNFAKAIAKSRRTQYTYGTSANHLYPAAGGSDDWAMGKAGINLSYTIELPGGNSGFLLPPSQIKAVGIETFEAIKVLAQYVSSKYSSH
- the LOC143341982 gene encoding carboxypeptidase B isoform X2; the protein is MQSLSISYDTPEQLMLLKEYMDFPGFDFLKITNNSVDVMVTADQLKEFKELLEENGMNYTVRIENVQEAVMEEYITQQVERRLEQRLQNDASKGLSFTYYPNYKEVSDYLDYVTKAHSDVASLINIGTSYEGRQMRVLRLSTGGKTKPAVFIDAGIHAREWIAPVTSLYIVEQLVASQNRHLLRNVDWYILPVLNPDGYEFTHAKSTNRLWRKTRSMNSGSSCRGVDGNRNYDMEWMTIGASSSPCSDTYAGPKPFSEVENQRLRDFVLARKQQIKAYITFHSYGQYILYPWGFTSKVPSNEPELRNLASNFAKAIAKSRRTQYTYGTSANHLYPAAGGSDDWAMGKAGINLSYTIELPGGNSGFLLPPSQIKAVGIETFEAIKVLAQYVSSKYSSH